The genomic region ATCCGGCAACTAACTTTGGATAATGCCCGTTTTCAGACCTCAATCACAAGCAGACTTAACTTTTATGAAAAACGACGTCATCTCAGCGGAATTTGATGAAAACGGCCGTCCACTGCGCCGGATTCGTAGCTTCGTTCGTCGCCAGGGGCGACTGACGAAAGGGCAGGAACACGCGCTGGAAAATTACTGGCCGGTGATGGGCGTTGAGTTCAGCGAAGAATCTGTTGATTTCGCCGCGCTGTTTGGCCGTGAAGGACCGGTTACGCTTGAGATTGGTTTCGGCATGGGTGCCTCTCTGGTGGCGATGGCCAAAGCGCGCCCGGAACAGAATTTCCTCGGCATTGAAGTCCATTCACCGGGCGTCGGCGCGTGCCTGTCATCTGCCCATGAAGAGGGTGTCGAAAACCTGCGAGTGATGTGTCACGACGCCGTCGAAGTGCTGCATAAAATGATTCCTGACAATTCTTTAACCATGGTACAGCTCTTTTTCCCTGACCCGTGGCATAAAGCGCGTCATAATAAACGCCGTATCGTTCAGGTTCCCTTTGCGGAGTTGGTTAAAAGTAAACTGAAGCTGGGCGGCGTGTTCCATATGGCGACCGACTGGGAAGCCTATGCAGAACACATGCTGGAAGTGATGTCCTCCATCGACGGGTACAAAAACCTGTCAGAGAGTAACGATTATGTACCGCGCCCGGAATCGCGCCCGGTAACCAAATTTGAACAACGTGGCCATCGTCTTGGTCACGGCGTATGGGACTTAATGTTCGAGAGGGTGAAATAATGGCAAAGAACCGTAGCCGTCGTCTGCGTAAAAAAATGCACATTGACGAATTCCAGGAGTTAGGGTTTTCGGTGGCATGGCGTTTCCCGGAAGGCACCACAGGCGAGCAGGTTGATAAACTCGTCGACGACTTTATCAATGACGTCATCGAGCCAAATAAACTGGCCTTTGACGGCAGCGGCTATCTGGCCTGGGAAGGTCTGATCTGCATGCAGGAAATTGGCAAATGCACTGAAGAACATCAGGCCGTTGTGCGTAAGTGGCTGGAAGAGCATAAGCTTGAAGAAGTGCGTACCAGCGAACTTTTCGACGTTTGGTGGGACTAACAAAACATACGGGGCCAGCAATTGCTGGCCCGATTTGTCTTGAGGGAAAGTTATGATGCGCAAAATGCTGCTGGCGGCAGCGCTTTCTGTTACCGCAATGACCGCTCACGCAGATTACCAGTGCAGCGTTAACCCGCGTGATGATGTGATTCTGAGTCCGCAAACGGTGCAGGTGAAGGGCGAGAACGGCAATCTGGTTATCACGCCTGACGGCAACGTCATGTACAACGGTAAACAATACACGCTTAGCGCCGTACAGCGTGAGCAGGCGAGAGATTACCAGGCGGATCTGCGAAGCGCCCTGCCCTGGATTGACGAAGGTGCCAGAAACCGAGTGGAAAAAGGCCGCGTGGCGCTGGATAAAATCATCGCCAAAGAAGTGGGCGAAAGCAGCAACATGCGTGGTCGTCTGACCAAACTCGATGCCCAGTTGAAAGAGCAGATGAATCGCATCATTGAGCACCGTACCGACGGCCTGACCTTCCACTATAAAGCCATTGACCAGGTGCGCTCTGAGGGGCAGCAGCTGGTGAACCAGGCAATGGGCGGCATTCTGCAGGACAGCATCAACGAGATGGGAGCCAAAGCGGTGCTCAAAGGCGGCGGTAATCCATTGCAGGGCGTGCTGGGTAGCCTCGGTGGCTTACAAACCTCTATTCAGGACGAATGGAAGAAGCAGGAAAAAGACTTCCAGCAGTTCGGTAAAGATGTCTGTAGCCGCGTTGTCACGCTGGAAGACAGTCGCAAGGCGCTGGTCAGCAGCCTGAAATAATCCCGTCATAAAAAACAATGGCACAGATCGTCTCTGTGCCATTTTGTTTTCTCGTTTTGCTTCATTTTGATATCAAGCTCTAAATTTAACATTTCTCATAATATATTTATCTGGTTAATCGGAGGGTGTCAC from Citrobacter sp. RHB25-C09 harbors:
- a CDS encoding DUF2884 domain-containing protein, coding for MMRKMLLAAALSVTAMTAHADYQCSVNPRDDVILSPQTVQVKGENGNLVITPDGNVMYNGKQYTLSAVQREQARDYQADLRSALPWIDEGARNRVEKGRVALDKIIAKEVGESSNMRGRLTKLDAQLKEQMNRIIEHRTDGLTFHYKAIDQVRSEGQQLVNQAMGGILQDSINEMGAKAVLKGGGNPLQGVLGSLGGLQTSIQDEWKKQEKDFQQFGKDVCSRVVTLEDSRKALVSSLK
- the trmB gene encoding tRNA (guanosine(46)-N7)-methyltransferase TrmB; this translates as MKNDVISAEFDENGRPLRRIRSFVRRQGRLTKGQEHALENYWPVMGVEFSEESVDFAALFGREGPVTLEIGFGMGASLVAMAKARPEQNFLGIEVHSPGVGACLSSAHEEGVENLRVMCHDAVEVLHKMIPDNSLTMVQLFFPDPWHKARHNKRRIVQVPFAELVKSKLKLGGVFHMATDWEAYAEHMLEVMSSIDGYKNLSESNDYVPRPESRPVTKFEQRGHRLGHGVWDLMFERVK
- a CDS encoding YggL family protein, producing the protein MAKNRSRRLRKKMHIDEFQELGFSVAWRFPEGTTGEQVDKLVDDFINDVIEPNKLAFDGSGYLAWEGLICMQEIGKCTEEHQAVVRKWLEEHKLEEVRTSELFDVWWD